The Anomaloglossus baeobatrachus isolate aAnoBae1 chromosome 5, aAnoBae1.hap1, whole genome shotgun sequence genome includes the window TACAGTGCCTGGTACAGGACAAAAGCCATGTGCAGAACGCTCTTCATTAATAttcttttgtttttcaaaataaatcaTGCATTCGTTTACAAACTGATCTCACTtgtataaagaaaaataaaaccagcaCTTTAGCTATAAGATCCAATGCAATATTAGTAATTTACTGACAGTTATGCAATTATCTGCTGTAATTTTCTAGTTAATACACAGCATTGAGCACCAGAAATATTTGGGCATAAGTATGGATTACATGCTTAAACCAAACAGCAGTTTGACTTGGTGAAAATGGCCCATATCACATATATATGTAAAATATCCACCGTAAGTGGGAATGCAGTTTGGCTGTATGATAGCTCAGTGACTAGTAAAATTAGACCTCCCCAGCCCCCCACCCCACCCTCCTCTCCTTTACTATGTCCCTGGCTAACATGAGCAATGCTCTGGGCAACAACCCCACTAtatgaggaggagcgatgctgctccTGACGTCAAGAGTTGTTTTGTTACCAGAACTGCTACCTAATCAGGATGAATCACTAATGTATCGATTAGCCCTAACACTAAAGTGCATAATTATATATGTATGATGGAGCAGTGTAATATTATACTGACTTGTAGTCTATATTTCTAGTTAGATTTAATGTAGAATTTCATTTACCTGAATGATTCATGATTTTGAGTGACCTTTTAATGTGtctctaaaatatatatattttatagtaaaaaaaaaaaaaaatatatatatatatatatatatatatatatatatatatatatatatatatatatatatatatatatatatatatatatatatatatatatatatatatatatatatatatatattatgtatatgtttgattacacacacaactctggcaaaaattaagaccactgcaaaattgtcagtttttctctttATGTATATTATTGAGTGAAATAtaaattattcttttattctataaactactgacatgcctTTGCATTTCCAAGCATTAAACTTTGTAATTACTTTCTGAAAacgaggaatatatatatatatatatatatatatatatatttgtgtttttgTACTTGGCTTTAATTTTATGACTAATAGATGTATATGCCCACTCACATGTTTTGTCTTTTTATTCTCTTTAGCTGAACCTCAGGACAGTCCAAGCGATACAGATGGAGAAAGAAATGTAAAGCGCTGCAAAATGGAAGAGACGCGTGTCTGTGAGAAATGCTGTGCCGAGTTCTTCAACCAGGCAGAGTTTTTAGAGCATAAAAAGAACTGCCCAAAAAATCAGCCGGTCTTGATCATGAGCGAGTGTGACAACGAGGGGACACCCGAAGTCTACTCTGAAGCACCTCTTAAAAGTGTCGCTGCACAGCCGGCTGAGCGTAAAGGCGATAAGGATGGACTGCCAAAGGGCCCTACCGCTTTAGCAGAGAAGATGGACATAAAAGTGGACTCTGCAAATAAAACTGTTTCTCAGTCGGCTCCCAAGGCTAATGGATTTGGCTACCTGCCTAAAACAACGGTCTCCAACACTAATGTGACTTTGCAAACTATCAATACTACTAAAGTGGCTGTTAATCAACACACGTCAGATTGCATCTCTAATCCAGCAAACAACCCGAACACCATCCCAATGATTCTTGAACAGCTGGTATGCCTGCAGCAGCAGCAACTTCAGCAGATTCAGCTTACTGAGCAAATTCGCATTCAGATTGCTATGATGGCGCCTAATTCCTTGCATCCTTCCTTAGCGGCAGCTACAGATCCACTGAAGGCACTAGGTGCCCATCTATCCCAACAGCTTACTGCTGCAGTTGCCCTAATTGGACAGAAGGCTGGGGCGCAAAACCTGACACTTGAGACTCTTAAACAATCCAAACTACCTCATACCAGCATACCTGTGGCAGCATCTGGTGCTGTGCCAATTAGCCTCGCAAGCCCACTAATAAAGCCTGAGGTTAATAGGGGAATTCCTACTTCTGTTCCACGATTTCCAACCACTGTCCTACCTCACTCTCCTGGAACTGTAATCTTCCAGAATCCACTCAATCTTAATGAtcctgcaaaaaaactgaaaagcAAGTTTCCTGTCCCCATATCTGAAGTGAAGCCTGGTGGTGGTGAGGATCAATTCTTCAGGCATAAATGTAAGTTTTGTGGTAAAGTGTTTGGCAATGACAGTGCTCTGCAAATCCACTTGCGTTCCCATACTGGCGAGAGACCGTATAAGTGCAACATATGTGGCAACAGATTTACTACAAAAGGAAACCTGAAGGTTCACTTCCAACGTCACCGAGAGAAGTACCCACACATAAGAATGAATCCCTATCCTGTTCCTGAGCATCTTGACAATATCCCAACAACAACTGGGATCCCATATGGCATGTCTGTCCCTTTGGATGAATCGAATGTGATTCCAGACCCAAAACCTGTACCGACAAGTCTTCCCAGCTCTAGTTTAACCATACCAAATATAGCTAACATAGGCGACTCATCAGTGGCCTCCCTCTCAATAAACCTGCAGTCTAAGCCATCGCCAAGCAGTGAAGGCGAGTCTGTCTCATCTGGAGTGGTTGGTCACGAATCTGGCACTGATCAGAGTTTAAACTCTCCTTCTGTTAGTGGGTCAAGTGAGCAAGGGTCAGAAACCAGCAAGCTCCAACAACTGGTAGAGAACATTGATAAAACCGGTTCAGACCCAAACGAATGCTTGATCTGTCGTAGAATTCTCAGCTGTCCAAGCTCCCTTAAAATGCATTACCGCACCCACACTGGAGAGAGGCCATTTAAATGTAAAATCTGCGGACGAGCCTTTTCGACCAAAAGCAACCTCAAGACTCATTACGGTGTACACCGTGCAAATACTCCATCAAAAGTGCAGCATTCATGCCCAATCTGCCAAAAGAAGTTTACTAATGCCGTGGTTCTACAGCAACACATACGAATGCACATGGGTGGTCAGATACCAAACACACCAGTTCCTGAAGATGCTTGTGAAGATGCTGACATGGATTCGTCTGTGATCGATGAGAAGAATGGAGATCTTACCGATGACAACATTGATGACATCGACATGGAAGAAGACTTGGAGCTTGGAAATGGGCCTTTGAGTTCTAAGCCACCTACACCACAAAGTGAGGTCCAGGCCTCGGCCTTGGTCCAGCTTTCTGAGCTTGCCTCTCGGGAAAATCTTATATTGCCTAGCTTAAATCTGCAGAGGCAAAACAGTGTGAAATCACTGGACAATGGGTCCCTGGAAAGTGATGGACTAACCAATGATTCATCCTCCATTGGGGACCAAGAATATCAGAATAGCAAAAGTCCTGCACAACCTGAGTCCAGAGAATGTTCACCATCTAACAGCCAAGATGGCAGCATGCCAGCTAAGTCACCACCTTCCTTTAATGGCCATGATATGCTATGTGCACCTAGTAAAGCAGAGCAGTCTGGGCATGGCTCCATTGACACAGAAGGTGATGGTGCCCTAGATCTAACTAATGGTAACTTGGTCCGGAAAATCAAAGAAGAACCAGGGCTGCTCCATAATGGAGACTTCAGTAAGTATTCATTTTCGGGGTTAAAATAAATACTTATTTTGGAATTAAAAAAAATGAACTGCATGGATAACTTTGCTAATATAATATGTAATGTCTAATGGTATTTTAGGTGAATGTGAATTAATGTGACGCCGTTACATGTAAAGCCAGTTGTCTGACTCGTAGAGGACTCTTGTTTTGTGCGTTTGAGTAATATCTTAATCTTGACACGTATTTAACAAATCTTAATTATTCTGCAGGTAGGAGTTCAAATGTGTACATTGGTCCACCCCCAACACTTATTAAAGTGGAAATGCCAACAGATCGGGTTATAGGCACGGCACAGTTCATTACCCCACCAAGTCTGTCACCAGGGATGAGCCCCCTAATTACCCCACAACGTCGCTCCGCAAAGCAGCATATATGCCCTACGTGTAATAAGAACTTTTCATCTGCAAGTGCGCTACAGATCCATGAAAGGACAcatacaggggaaaagccttttGCTTGCACAATATGCGGCCGGGCTTTTACAACTAAGGGAAACCTAAAGGTAAGAGGGGTTGTCTTTTATTTTACATAATACAAAGTCTTATATGATAGGTTGTAGCAGGGGAAAAAAACTAATCTTATTGGATCCTTGCTTTGCAGACATTAGCTCATTTAAAATATCCACACAAAATTTAAATAGTGGGTTCCACAAGTAAAACAATAGTTTCCAGCATCTAAAACCTCAGACCTAAATATATGGCCAACACAAGGCTAGAGACATACTACACTAATGATAACCATCAGGCTCAGGAGGCATATGGCCCATGGTGGCTATAATCCGGATGGCATGACAATGGCCCACCATAGGGACCcattgtgtgttttttgtttgcaAACTGTATGTAAACGGAAGCCATAAGAATCCACTTTTGGCCTCCTCATGAATGGGAACAGGGGCCTATTGGAACAAAGTATAACTtaaagagaacc containing:
- the SALL4 gene encoding sal-like protein 4; protein product: MSRRKQAKPQHLDSEGQQLLDTGAEPQDSPSDTDGERNVKRCKMEETRVCEKCCAEFFNQAEFLEHKKNCPKNQPVLIMSECDNEGTPEVYSEAPLKSVAAQPAERKGDKDGLPKGPTALAEKMDIKVDSANKTVSQSAPKANGFGYLPKTTVSNTNVTLQTINTTKVAVNQHTSDCISNPANNPNTIPMILEQLVCLQQQQLQQIQLTEQIRIQIAMMAPNSLHPSLAAATDPLKALGAHLSQQLTAAVALIGQKAGAQNLTLETLKQSKLPHTSIPVAASGAVPISLASPLIKPEVNRGIPTSVPRFPTTVLPHSPGTVIFQNPLNLNDPAKKLKSKFPVPISEVKPGGGEDQFFRHKCKFCGKVFGNDSALQIHLRSHTGERPYKCNICGNRFTTKGNLKVHFQRHREKYPHIRMNPYPVPEHLDNIPTTTGIPYGMSVPLDESNVIPDPKPVPTSLPSSSLTIPNIANIGDSSVASLSINLQSKPSPSSEGESVSSGVVGHESGTDQSLNSPSVSGSSEQGSETSKLQQLVENIDKTGSDPNECLICRRILSCPSSLKMHYRTHTGERPFKCKICGRAFSTKSNLKTHYGVHRANTPSKVQHSCPICQKKFTNAVVLQQHIRMHMGGQIPNTPVPEDACEDADMDSSVIDEKNGDLTDDNIDDIDMEEDLELGNGPLSSKPPTPQSEVQASALVQLSELASRENLILPSLNLQRQNSVKSLDNGSLESDGLTNDSSSIGDQEYQNSKSPAQPESRECSPSNSQDGSMPAKSPPSFNGHDMLCAPSKAEQSGHGSIDTEGDGALDLTNGNLVRKIKEEPGLLHNGDFSRSSNVYIGPPPTLIKVEMPTDRVIGTAQFITPPSLSPGMSPLITPQRRSAKQHICPTCNKNFSSASALQIHERTHTGEKPFACTICGRAFTTKGNLKVHVGTHMWNNSARRGRRLSMDNQMPALGSDTKKVAEIFPKYLVPPTVNIDPVVWNQYAAALNNGIAMKTNEISVIQSGGIPVLPVSNGSAPIGSTVTVSNIDVSQPSGSQSVPEVVVEEKTAESAPNHQFTHFMEENIAVN